The proteins below are encoded in one region of Heliomicrobium gestii:
- a CDS encoding pyridoxamine 5'-phosphate oxidase family protein, with the protein MEQIRYTKRRCEDHERIASFLAEKRVGTVSMCDQEGKPYACPVNYVYHNGKIYIHGMGSGKKNNILRENPSVCFTVFDEFGTVTDAAPCKCDTAYLSVVLFGQAVLVEDLDEKTQALAQFLEKFTPRFFEKPLTMEFVKKYRSGFDNQTVAVYGISPDAITAKENPVDSENMFR; encoded by the coding sequence ATGGAGCAGATCAGGTATACCAAACGAAGATGTGAGGACCACGAGAGAATCGCGAGCTTTTTAGCTGAAAAACGGGTGGGCACAGTGAGCATGTGTGATCAGGAAGGCAAGCCCTATGCATGTCCGGTCAATTACGTCTACCACAACGGCAAAATCTATATCCACGGCATGGGCAGCGGTAAAAAAAACAATATCCTCAGGGAAAACCCATCGGTCTGTTTTACTGTTTTTGACGAATTCGGCACGGTGACCGATGCGGCGCCATGCAAATGTGACACGGCCTACTTGAGCGTGGTTCTTTTCGGGCAAGCGGTTTTGGTGGAGGATCTAGATGAAAAAACACAGGCGCTGGCGCAGTTTTTGGAAAAATTCACACCGCGCTTCTTCGAGAAACCGCTAACGATGGAGTTTGTAAAAAAATATCGATCGGGATTCGATAACCAGACGGTGGCTGTTTATGGGATATCCCCGGATGCGATCACAGCCAAAGAAAACCCTGTTGACAGTGAAAACATGTTTCGGTGA
- a CDS encoding P-II family nitrogen regulator, translated as MKEVMAFIRMNKVNQTKEALNTAGFPSVTCRKVLGRGKKKVEYSVALLPESHQEAAKEAPILAETISEEHRLIPKRFLTLVVRDDEVERAIDAIMAVNSTGNPGDGKIFILPIAEAYRVRTGETGEEAI; from the coding sequence ATGAAGGAAGTCATGGCCTTTATCCGCATGAACAAGGTCAACCAGACCAAAGAAGCGCTGAATACTGCCGGCTTTCCCTCGGTCACCTGCCGAAAGGTCCTGGGACGGGGCAAGAAAAAAGTGGAGTACAGCGTCGCCTTGTTGCCCGAGTCCCATCAAGAAGCAGCGAAGGAAGCGCCCATCCTGGCGGAAACGATTTCAGAAGAGCACCGGTTGATTCCCAAACGGTTTTTGACGCTCGTCGTTCGAGATGATGAAGTCGAAAGGGCCATCGATGCCATTATGGCGGTAAACTCCACCGGCAATCCTGGAGATGGGAAGATCTTTATCCTGCCGATTGCGGAAGCATACCGGGTCAGGACCGGTGAAACCGGAGAAGAGGCCATCTAG
- a CDS encoding P-II family nitrogen regulator, giving the protein MLMVRAIIRPEKVTETLAELSAAGFPAVTKVDVVGRGKQRGIKVGDIYYDEIPKEMLLMIVNDDDKDEVIEIIMRTAKTGGTTAYGDGKIFVSPVEEAYTISSNSKGL; this is encoded by the coding sequence ATGTTGATGGTGAGAGCGATCATTCGGCCTGAAAAGGTGACAGAGACACTGGCGGAATTAAGCGCCGCCGGGTTCCCGGCCGTGACCAAGGTGGATGTTGTCGGGAGAGGGAAGCAACGAGGGATCAAGGTGGGCGACATTTACTATGACGAAATCCCCAAAGAAATGCTGTTGATGATCGTCAATGACGATGACAAGGATGAGGTCATTGAGATCATCATGAGAACCGCCAAAACCGGGGGAACAACGGCCTATGGTGATGGAAAAATCTTTGTCAGCCCCGTAGAAGAAGCCTATACCATCAGTTCCAACAGCAAGGGGCTATAA
- the anfK gene encoding Fe-only nitrogenase subunit beta, whose product MACELKPKERAGIINPLFTCQPCGAQYASIGIKDCIGIVHGGQGCVMFVRLLFSQHFKESFEIASSSLHEDGAVFGALDRVEQAVDVLLMRYPHVKVVPIITTCSTEIIGDDVDGVIKKLNEGLLKEKYAGREVYLIPVHSPSFKGSMVSGYDSAVKDFVSYFAKKGEPNGKLNLITGWVNPGDVTALKHLLAEMQVDATVLFEIESFDSPLMPEGNTVSHGSTTIEDLTGTANALGTIALNRYEGRQAAQYLENEFDVPAIIGPTPIGIRNTDIFLQNVKKLTGRAIPPSLVWERGIAIDALTDLTHMFLADKKVAIYGNADLVIALAEFCLDLEMKPKLLLLGDDNTAYPNDPRIKALQENVDYDMEIIMNADLWELEDRIKNKGLELDLILGHSKGRFISIDHNIPMVRVGFPTYDRAGLYRHPVVGYAGAIWLAEAMANTLFTDMEYKKNKEWILNVW is encoded by the coding sequence ATGGCTTGTGAGTTAAAACCGAAAGAACGTGCCGGCATTATCAATCCCCTATTCACCTGCCAACCGTGCGGCGCTCAGTATGCCAGCATCGGAATCAAGGATTGCATCGGGATTGTCCACGGCGGACAGGGATGCGTCATGTTCGTCCGACTGCTCTTCTCTCAACATTTCAAGGAAAGCTTTGAAATCGCATCCTCTTCGCTTCATGAGGATGGCGCGGTGTTCGGCGCGCTGGATCGTGTCGAACAAGCGGTGGATGTGCTTTTGATGCGCTATCCCCATGTCAAAGTGGTGCCCATCATCACCACCTGCTCCACGGAAATCATCGGCGATGATGTGGACGGCGTGATCAAGAAGCTGAACGAAGGGCTTTTGAAAGAAAAGTATGCAGGTCGGGAGGTTTACCTGATCCCAGTTCACTCCCCCAGTTTTAAGGGGAGCATGGTGAGCGGCTACGACTCTGCGGTAAAGGACTTCGTCAGTTACTTTGCCAAAAAGGGCGAACCCAACGGAAAACTCAATCTGATCACAGGCTGGGTCAACCCAGGGGACGTGACTGCGCTCAAGCACCTGCTGGCCGAAATGCAGGTTGACGCCACCGTCCTATTCGAGATCGAAAGCTTCGATTCCCCGCTGATGCCCGAAGGGAACACCGTATCCCACGGCAGCACGACGATTGAAGACCTGACCGGAACGGCGAATGCGCTGGGAACCATCGCATTAAACCGGTACGAAGGCCGTCAAGCGGCGCAGTACCTGGAAAACGAATTTGACGTTCCGGCGATTATCGGGCCAACACCGATCGGGATCCGCAATACAGATATCTTTTTGCAGAACGTTAAAAAACTGACCGGCAGAGCGATCCCCCCGTCGCTTGTATGGGAACGTGGCATTGCCATTGATGCATTGACCGATCTGACCCATATGTTCTTGGCCGACAAAAAAGTGGCCATCTATGGCAACGCCGATCTCGTGATCGCCCTCGCGGAATTCTGTCTCGACCTGGAGATGAAGCCCAAGCTCCTGCTCCTCGGCGACGACAACACCGCCTATCCGAATGATCCGCGCATCAAAGCGCTCCAGGAAAATGTCGATTATGACATGGAGATCATCATGAACGCCGACCTGTGGGAACTGGAAGATCGGATCAAGAACAAGGGACTCGAATTGGATCTGATTCTGGGTCATTCCAAAGGCCGGTTTATCTCCATCGACCACAACATCCCGATGGTGCGGGTGGGATTCCCCACCTATGACCGCGCGGGACTGTACCGCCACCCGGTTGTCGGCTACGCCGGCGCCATCTGGCTCGCCGAAGCCATGGCCAACACCCTGTTCACAGACATGGAGTACAAGAAGAACAAGGAATGGATCCTGAATGTGTGGTAA
- the anfG gene encoding Fe-only nitrogenase subunit delta: MDDVMKDRVEQLVDYIMKKCLWQFHSRAWDRERQNEEILTKTMQLLCGEPVETATPADRCYWVDAVCMSEAFKERYPWLNTMDKEDIKSLMRGLKERIDYLTITGSLNKELHDTLY; the protein is encoded by the coding sequence ATGGATGATGTGATGAAAGACAGGGTCGAGCAGCTGGTCGATTATATCATGAAGAAATGTCTCTGGCAGTTTCACTCCCGCGCCTGGGACAGAGAGCGGCAAAACGAGGAGATCCTGACCAAGACGATGCAACTCTTGTGTGGTGAACCGGTTGAAACCGCAACGCCTGCCGACAGATGCTATTGGGTGGACGCCGTCTGTATGTCCGAGGCGTTTAAAGAGCGGTATCCGTGGCTGAACACGATGGATAAGGAAGACATCAAGTCGCTGATGCGAGGCCTGAAAGAACGGATCGACTACTTGACGATCACGGGGTCTCTGAATAAAGAGCTCCATGACACGCTCTATTAA
- the anfD gene encoding nitrogenase iron-iron protein, alpha chain, producing MPHHLFKCSECIPERKKHAVIKGPGENLTDALPLGYLNTIPGSISERGCAYCGAKHVIGTPMKDVIHISHGPVGCTYDTWQTKRYISDNDNFQLKYTYATDMKEKHIVFGAEKLLKKNIIEAFQAFPDIKRMTIYQTCASALIGDDINAIAQEVMDELPDVDIFVCNSPGFAGPSQSGGHHKINIAWIDQKVGTVEPKITSDYVINYVGEYNIQGDQEVMLDYFKRMGIQVLSTFTGNGSYDDLRAMHRAHLNVLECARSAEYICNELRVRYGIPRLDIDGFGFEPLSTSLRKIGLFFGIEDRAQAIIEEETARWKPELDWYKERLKGKKVCLWPGGSKLWHWANVIHEEMGVEVVSVYTKFGHQGDMEKGIARCEAGALAIDDPNELEGLEAMQMLKPDVIFTGKRPGEVAKKIRVPYLNAHAYHNGPYKGFEGWVRFARDIYNAIYSPIHKLAFIDISKDEIETEKTFVTQKMLSDATLSEEVTASTHLREYTGKYDSVTELSKKTYPDFPSPKQAAAV from the coding sequence ATGCCACATCACCTGTTTAAATGCAGCGAGTGCATCCCCGAGAGGAAAAAGCACGCTGTGATCAAGGGTCCTGGTGAAAATCTGACGGACGCCCTTCCCTTGGGATACCTCAACACCATTCCAGGGTCGATTTCGGAACGGGGCTGCGCGTACTGTGGCGCGAAGCACGTGATCGGCACGCCCATGAAGGATGTCATCCACATCAGTCATGGCCCGGTGGGATGCACCTATGACACCTGGCAGACGAAACGCTACATCAGCGACAACGACAACTTCCAGCTTAAATATACCTATGCCACCGATATGAAAGAAAAACACATTGTTTTCGGAGCGGAAAAACTGCTCAAGAAAAATATCATCGAAGCCTTTCAGGCCTTTCCCGATATCAAACGGATGACCATCTACCAGACCTGCGCATCCGCCTTGATCGGCGACGACATCAATGCGATCGCCCAGGAAGTCATGGACGAACTGCCCGATGTGGATATTTTCGTTTGCAACTCGCCGGGCTTCGCCGGTCCGAGCCAATCAGGAGGGCATCACAAGATCAACATCGCCTGGATCGACCAGAAGGTCGGCACAGTGGAACCGAAGATCACCAGCGACTATGTGATCAATTACGTCGGTGAGTATAACATCCAGGGCGATCAGGAAGTCATGCTCGACTATTTTAAGCGGATGGGCATACAGGTCCTGTCCACGTTTACCGGCAACGGCTCCTATGACGATCTTCGGGCGATGCACCGGGCCCACCTCAACGTGCTGGAATGCGCCCGTTCAGCAGAGTACATCTGCAACGAACTCCGGGTCAGATACGGGATTCCCCGCCTGGACATCGACGGCTTTGGCTTCGAACCGCTGTCGACGTCGCTCCGGAAAATAGGCTTGTTCTTCGGAATTGAAGACAGAGCCCAGGCCATCATCGAGGAAGAAACGGCCCGGTGGAAACCGGAACTGGACTGGTACAAGGAACGCTTAAAGGGGAAAAAGGTGTGCCTCTGGCCAGGCGGCTCCAAACTCTGGCACTGGGCGAACGTCATTCATGAAGAGATGGGTGTCGAAGTCGTCTCTGTCTATACGAAATTCGGTCACCAGGGCGACATGGAAAAGGGCATCGCCCGTTGTGAAGCCGGCGCCCTCGCCATCGATGACCCCAATGAGTTGGAAGGGCTTGAGGCGATGCAGATGCTGAAGCCCGATGTCATCTTCACCGGCAAGCGCCCAGGTGAAGTCGCCAAAAAAATACGCGTCCCCTACCTGAATGCCCATGCCTATCACAACGGCCCCTACAAAGGGTTTGAAGGATGGGTCAGGTTCGCCCGTGATATCTACAATGCCATCTATTCCCCCATCCACAAACTGGCCTTTATCGATATCAGCAAGGATGAGATCGAAACAGAAAAGACCTTTGTCACGCAAAAAATGCTCTCCGATGCCACGTTGAGCGAAGAGGTGACCGCTTCGACTCATCTGAGAGAGTATACCGGCAAATATGACAGCGTCACTGAACTGAGCAAGAAGACCTATCCGGACTTTCCCTCGCCCAAGCAAGCGGCGGCGGTCTAA
- the nifH gene encoding nitrogenase iron protein, with the protein MTRKIAIYGKGGIGKSTTQQNTAGAMAHFYNQKVFIHGCDPKADSTRLILGGMNQKTLMDILRDEGEEKITLDKVVKAGYKGIRCVESGGPEPGVGCAGRGVITAIDLMEKNGAYTPDLDFVFFDVLGDVVCGGFAMPIRDGKAQEVYIVASGEMMAIYAANNICKGLLKYAKQSGVRLGGIICNSRKVDREAEFLEEFTSAIGTQMIHFMPRDNIVQKAEFNKKTVVEFDPECNQANEYGELARKIIENKNFVIPKPLKMDELEAMVVKYGIAD; encoded by the coding sequence GTGACGAGAAAAATCGCCATCTATGGCAAGGGTGGTATCGGCAAATCCACCACTCAACAAAACACCGCCGGGGCGATGGCCCATTTTTATAACCAAAAGGTGTTCATCCACGGCTGCGATCCAAAGGCCGATTCGACCCGGCTCATCCTGGGCGGGATGAACCAAAAGACACTGATGGATATCCTGCGTGACGAAGGAGAAGAAAAAATCACCTTAGATAAAGTCGTGAAAGCAGGGTACAAGGGAATTCGCTGTGTCGAGTCGGGCGGTCCTGAACCGGGTGTCGGCTGTGCGGGCCGCGGCGTCATCACCGCGATCGATCTGATGGAGAAAAACGGGGCCTACACGCCTGATCTGGACTTTGTATTCTTTGATGTGCTCGGTGACGTTGTGTGCGGTGGCTTCGCTATGCCGATTCGCGACGGCAAAGCGCAAGAAGTGTACATTGTCGCTTCCGGAGAGATGATGGCGATCTATGCCGCGAACAACATCTGTAAAGGCCTGCTGAAATATGCCAAACAGAGCGGTGTGCGCCTCGGCGGGATCATCTGCAACAGCCGCAAGGTGGATCGGGAAGCGGAGTTCCTGGAAGAATTCACCTCTGCCATTGGCACCCAGATGATCCATTTCATGCCCCGCGACAATATTGTCCAAAAAGCCGAATTCAACAAAAAGACGGTCGTTGAATTTGACCCGGAATGCAACCAAGCGAATGAATACGGCGAACTCGCCCGCAAGATCATCGAAAATAAGAACTTCGTCATCCCTAAGCCGCTTAAGATGGATGAGTTGGAGGCCATGGTGGTCAAATACGGCATCGCCGACTAA
- a CDS encoding DNA alkylation repair protein, which translates to MNPYVQRLIELYSQHANHEKAKWAKDYMRNQFDFLGIPSPLRRTLNKQFMKEHGVPAGSFLKKVVVACWELPEREYQYAALDLLLKNKETVTPDDMRWLEGLLVKKSWWDTIDVLSPHVIGSMLVRFSELIPGYPEKWINNENIWMQRSAILYQLYYKEKTDEERLYRYILHRANSDEFFVQKAIGWALRQYARTAPVSVKSFVLAHELKPLSRREALKHIG; encoded by the coding sequence ATGAATCCCTATGTTCAGCGCCTGATTGAGCTGTATTCTCAGCATGCCAATCATGAAAAGGCAAAGTGGGCTAAAGATTATATGAGGAATCAGTTCGACTTTTTAGGCATTCCGAGCCCGCTTCGACGAACGCTAAACAAGCAGTTCATGAAAGAGCACGGGGTTCCAGCGGGAAGCTTCTTAAAGAAAGTCGTAGTAGCATGCTGGGAGCTGCCTGAGCGGGAATATCAATACGCCGCGCTTGATCTACTGTTGAAGAATAAAGAAACCGTAACTCCCGACGATATGCGCTGGTTAGAGGGGCTGCTCGTAAAAAAATCGTGGTGGGACACGATTGACGTCCTTTCTCCACATGTTATTGGCAGTATGTTAGTAAGGTTTTCCGAACTGATTCCGGGTTACCCGGAAAAATGGATAAATAACGAGAACATATGGATGCAAAGGTCGGCAATACTCTACCAGCTTTACTATAAAGAAAAAACAGATGAGGAACGCTTGTACCGGTACATCTTACACAGGGCAAACAGTGATGAGTTTTTTGTACAAAAGGCGATCGGATGGGCGTTGCGGCAGTACGCAAGAACGGCTCCGGTCAGTGTGAAGTCGTTCGTCTTGGCGCACGAATTAAAACCGCTCAGCCGACGAGAGGCGTTGAAACACATCGGATAA
- a CDS encoding nucleoside deaminase, whose protein sequence is MALDDDKFMGLALEEGRLAFAKGEVPIGCVIVKDGEVIGRGHNLRETDKNPVAHAEVVAVQDAANRTGGWRLAGTTLYVTVEPCPMCAGAIVLARIPRVVFAVMDPKGGAAGTCFNILESHWTNHRVSVQSGVREEEARELMQSFFQRLRKK, encoded by the coding sequence GTGGCACTCGATGACGACAAGTTCATGGGGTTGGCCCTGGAGGAAGGCCGTCTGGCCTTTGCCAAGGGCGAGGTGCCGATCGGCTGTGTCATCGTCAAAGACGGCGAGGTCATCGGCCGGGGACACAACCTCCGCGAAACGGACAAGAACCCGGTCGCCCATGCCGAAGTCGTGGCCGTCCAAGATGCGGCGAACCGCACCGGCGGGTGGCGGCTGGCAGGAACGACCTTGTACGTGACCGTCGAACCTTGTCCCATGTGCGCCGGCGCTATCGTGTTGGCCCGGATCCCGCGCGTCGTCTTCGCCGTCATGGATCCGAAAGGCGGAGCGGCAGGAACCTGCTTCAACATCCTCGAAAGTCACTGGACAAACCATCGCGTGTCGGTTCAATCCGGTGTGCGCGAGGAAGAGGCCAGGGAACTGATGCAGTCTTTTTTTCAGCGGCTGCGCAAGAAGTAG
- a CDS encoding DUF7662 domain-containing protein: MDVEVFFLAGKYQPLQQYLQRVTEESILFTYSDIESIINDKLPPSAFKYPAWWANEISDKKRHTQSHSWMNAGYVVEQISLGSHVVFRKQKLP, from the coding sequence GTGGATGTAGAGGTGTTCTTTTTGGCCGGTAAGTATCAACCGTTACAACAGTACTTGCAGCGAGTAACTGAAGAAAGTATTCTTTTCACGTATTCGGACATTGAGAGCATTATCAACGATAAACTTCCGCCGTCGGCATTTAAATATCCGGCTTGGTGGGCGAATGAGATATCAGATAAGAAGAGGCATACTCAAAGTCATTCGTGGATGAATGCTGGATATGTGGTTGAACAGATATCCCTTGGAAGCCATGTGGTATTTCGCAAACAGAAATTACCATAA
- a CDS encoding YcdB/YcdC domain-containing protein yields MILRHDNAEKSRRCRPWQRTMAGVALTGMLAGFCPASAGAELSSAQAEQSSLQVEKSSAQVEQSNLQAVAPFPAASGWAATANGAEANATLQPSTEEPSPEVEARIEHTIDLLRTEYPEFRSLYLQKKSRGDEIQMLENDRQVKRACWFVTFDERKPEEMRSDNRTESLHLQFDENGALQSYRWQNVNWAGDTMPDKATALHKGADFLQKLLGADFALYGPGKVNGTGSGCEVREGKVYTWVNRNVQFDRLVNGIPLVNGDDLWNVQVDGGGRVVGVSHFTNENTFDLTFDPARFPDPAKALSLEQAKKALMEQCRLAPAYVSREFLQDFPNGVQLVPGQGPPRLVYRPDRLFLFMDAITGKLLVEMAAMESGRPAHTVIHVTGEGKALFAKNTDEGRKVIEKELGVDLSGMPLFPVGSEPVNQGIGPYIRRMEWDTSMPHGDAPANTQPTPGGLRNAAIQTASDTGRVLGFSVKRNGHNASKEEASKHTPVISRDEAKKKAVAFLQQYLPARDLEVKVIQVWQGTPRYPDWVDVTKLPKNIVMSSSEAFRFIPLHQGIPVEGYNWSVSVDRETGKVSAFHYEPVDFDALPDPSRIISPETAEAAFMNNLDLKLVYTWSQYFDQRAPQPSLMYQYDFLHPGLIDAQTGSVISMESGE; encoded by the coding sequence ATGATCCTTCGACACGATAACGCCGAAAAGTCGCGCCGATGCCGGCCTTGGCAGCGGACGATGGCCGGTGTGGCCCTCACCGGAATGCTGGCGGGCTTCTGTCCCGCCAGCGCCGGGGCAGAATTGAGCAGCGCCCAAGCGGAACAGAGCAGCCTCCAGGTGGAAAAGAGCAGCGCTCAGGTCGAGCAAAGCAATCTCCAGGCGGTAGCGCCGTTCCCCGCCGCCAGCGGATGGGCGGCAACGGCAAATGGGGCAGAAGCGAATGCGACGCTCCAGCCGTCGACAGAGGAGCCGTCGCCGGAAGTAGAAGCCCGCATCGAGCATACGATTGACCTGTTGCGAACCGAATACCCCGAGTTTCGCTCTCTCTACCTGCAGAAAAAAAGCCGGGGAGACGAGATTCAGATGCTGGAGAACGATAGGCAGGTTAAACGAGCCTGCTGGTTCGTCACCTTTGATGAGCGAAAGCCCGAAGAGATGCGCTCCGACAACCGGACAGAAAGTCTGCATCTCCAGTTTGATGAAAACGGCGCGTTGCAATCCTACCGGTGGCAAAACGTCAACTGGGCCGGAGACACGATGCCGGACAAAGCGACGGCCTTGCACAAAGGGGCGGACTTTTTGCAAAAGCTCCTCGGCGCCGACTTCGCCCTCTATGGGCCGGGGAAGGTCAACGGAACCGGCAGCGGATGTGAAGTGAGAGAGGGAAAAGTCTACACCTGGGTGAACCGCAACGTTCAGTTTGACCGGCTCGTTAACGGGATCCCCCTCGTGAACGGCGACGATCTGTGGAACGTCCAGGTGGACGGCGGCGGAAGGGTGGTGGGCGTCAGCCACTTTACGAACGAAAACACCTTTGATCTCACCTTTGATCCCGCGCGCTTTCCCGACCCGGCGAAGGCGCTTTCCCTGGAACAGGCGAAAAAAGCCCTTATGGAGCAGTGCCGACTCGCCCCCGCCTATGTGTCCCGAGAGTTCCTTCAGGACTTTCCCAATGGGGTTCAACTGGTGCCGGGACAAGGGCCGCCACGTTTGGTCTACCGTCCCGATCGATTGTTTCTTTTCATGGACGCCATAACGGGGAAGCTGCTCGTTGAAATGGCGGCGATGGAATCAGGCCGGCCGGCCCATACCGTCATTCACGTCACCGGCGAGGGGAAAGCGCTCTTTGCCAAGAACACCGATGAAGGCCGGAAGGTCATCGAGAAGGAATTGGGCGTCGACCTGTCAGGCATGCCCCTCTTCCCCGTTGGAAGCGAACCGGTGAATCAAGGGATTGGGCCGTACATTCGACGGATGGAGTGGGACACGTCCATGCCACATGGCGATGCACCAGCGAATACCCAACCCACGCCCGGCGGTCTCCGGAACGCGGCGATACAGACGGCATCCGATACGGGGCGCGTACTCGGATTTTCCGTCAAGCGCAACGGGCACAACGCTTCGAAGGAGGAAGCAAGCAAGCACACGCCGGTGATTTCCCGCGACGAGGCCAAAAAAAAGGCCGTCGCCTTTCTCCAACAGTACCTGCCGGCCCGGGATCTGGAAGTGAAGGTGATCCAGGTTTGGCAGGGCACGCCGCGGTATCCCGATTGGGTGGATGTAACCAAATTGCCGAAAAATATCGTGATGAGTTCGAGCGAAGCGTTTCGATTTATTCCCCTCCATCAGGGCATTCCCGTCGAAGGATACAACTGGAGCGTGTCCGTCGATCGGGAAACCGGCAAGGTGTCGGCCTTCCATTACGAACCGGTCGATTTCGATGCGCTGCCGGATCCGAGTCGCATCATTTCCCCTGAAACGGCCGAGGCCGCTTTTATGAACAACCTGGATCTGAAACTCGTGTACACCTGGTCGCAATATTTCGATCAACGGGCGCCTCAACCATCACTCATGTATCAGTATGACTTTCTCCATCCTGGTCTCATCGATGCCCAAACAGGGAGCGTCATCTCAATGGAAAGCGGGGAGTAG